A single window of Toxotes jaculatrix isolate fToxJac2 chromosome 4, fToxJac2.pri, whole genome shotgun sequence DNA harbors:
- the rnf24 gene encoding RING finger protein 24 isoform X1, with the protein MSLFKGLCYRSIQTFLLFSMKAPLGISMSSDFPHYSFRMPNIGFQNLPLNIYIVVFGTAIFVFILSLLFCCYLIRLRHQAHKELYAYKQVIQKEKVKELNLHEICAVCLEEFKQKDELGICPCKHAFHRKCLIKWLEVRKVCPLCNMPVLQLAQQAGSTDAAVPIQQPLPGIENLV; encoded by the exons ATGTCACTTTTCAAAGGCCTGTGTTATAGATCTATACAGACCTTTCTGCTCTTCAGCATGAAGGCGCCCCTCGG AATATCCATGAGCTCCGATTTCCCGCACTACAGTTTCAGGATGCCAAATATAGGGTTCCAGAACCTTCCCCTTAATATCTACATTGTGGTGTTTGGGACAGCCATCTTTGTCTTCatcctcagcctcctcttctGCTGCTACTTGATAAG GTTACGGCACCAGGCGCACAAAGAGCTATATGCATACAAACAA GTCATTCAGAAGGAAAAAGTCAAAGAGCTAAATTTGCATGAG ATATGTGCAGTGTGCTTGGAGGAGTTCAAACAGAAAGATGAGCTGGGGATTTGTCCATGCAAACATGCCTTTCATAGGAA GTGCCTCATTAAGTGGTTGGAGGTGAGGAAAGTGTGCCCGCTGTGCAACATGCCTGTCTTGCAGCTCGCCCAGCAGGCTGGCAGCACAGATGCCGCTGTGCCAATACAGCAGCCTCTGCCTGGCATCGAGAACCTGGTGTAG
- the rnf24 gene encoding RING finger protein 24 isoform X2: MSSDFPHYSFRMPNIGFQNLPLNIYIVVFGTAIFVFILSLLFCCYLIRLRHQAHKELYAYKQVIQKEKVKELNLHEICAVCLEEFKQKDELGICPCKHAFHRKCLIKWLEVRKVCPLCNMPVLQLAQQAGSTDAAVPIQQPLPGIENLV, translated from the exons ATGAGCTCCGATTTCCCGCACTACAGTTTCAGGATGCCAAATATAGGGTTCCAGAACCTTCCCCTTAATATCTACATTGTGGTGTTTGGGACAGCCATCTTTGTCTTCatcctcagcctcctcttctGCTGCTACTTGATAAG GTTACGGCACCAGGCGCACAAAGAGCTATATGCATACAAACAA GTCATTCAGAAGGAAAAAGTCAAAGAGCTAAATTTGCATGAG ATATGTGCAGTGTGCTTGGAGGAGTTCAAACAGAAAGATGAGCTGGGGATTTGTCCATGCAAACATGCCTTTCATAGGAA GTGCCTCATTAAGTGGTTGGAGGTGAGGAAAGTGTGCCCGCTGTGCAACATGCCTGTCTTGCAGCTCGCCCAGCAGGCTGGCAGCACAGATGCCGCTGTGCCAATACAGCAGCCTCTGCCTGGCATCGAGAACCTGGTGTAG
- the LOC121180564 gene encoding eukaryotic translation initiation factor 3 subunit D-like, which yields MLLIILIQLLIIVTSGNAQANTTVAPTARTGAATTAGANATAGATATAGANATAAAATTAAAITTAAATMTTRITTNSTNTNTTATNIAAATHAGIMHMSSLAFCHLSVVLFKFFFTV from the exons ATGCTTCTGATAATTCTGATACAACTTCTGATCATTG tAACATCAGGAAATGCCCAGGCAAACACAACTGTAGCACCTACAGCAAGAACCGGGGCAGCCACAACTGCTGGTGCCAATGCAACCGCTGGTGCTACAGCAACTGCTGGTGCCAATGCAACCGCTGCTGCGGCGACAACCGCTGCTGCCATTACGACCGCTGCTGCAACCATGACTACACGGATAACGACAAACTCGACAAACACTAACACCACTGCCACCAACATTGCCGCTGCTACACACGCTGGGATCATGCACATGAGCAGTTTGGCTTTCTGTCACCTCAGTGTTGTTCTCTTCAAGTTCTTCTTTACGGTGTGA